A single Trypanosoma brucei gambiense DAL972 chromosome 9, complete sequence DNA region contains:
- a CDS encoding metalloprotease-like protein has protein sequence MRIHHAFFRQSCRIMRGIDSARSTHTFVNGTDGMGTIHMLFSKRTHSNTTHSNADSAYMPGSNVHVEHPIVQLPARSLWCKQYPLDISLVRRGEFNDMIGRVRAARHYYQYPSLCAPKIGWNVQMFTLFDGTVFINPINLDTLEVEEIAKQKSITFVEAEALWMEKKRREGKTCFAWEPCASCCFLLHFIERPSTVRVRAIAEDGNPFEVTLDKMRARMALHELDHLNGILFTRRIPDTSHVVPLEGFSTMSEWPDDYPSLEARSTFLYTTFTPPYTFITDSVEDAQLLDRKFEDGIYPGCEHDRRMRIESAAFEELQRAQWRMEKTREENSEEYDGVEGEVDEEDQEHCEETAAGGVAVKDNAPQ, from the coding sequence ATGCGTATACATCATGCATTCTTTAGGCAATCTTGTCGCATAATGCGCGGTATCGACTCAGCGAGATCAACTCACACTTTTGTTAACGGTACCGACGGCATGGGGACCATCCATATGTTATTTTCGAAACGAACTCACAGTAACACAACTCATAGTAATGCAGACTCAGCTTATATGCCTGGCAGCAACGTCCATGTTGAGCACCCCATAGTGCAACTACCCGCACGCTCATTATGGTGCAAACAATATCCTCTTGATATTTCTCTTGTTCGTCGCGGTGAGTTCAATGATATGATTGGCCGAGTCCGAGCAGCGCGGCATTACTACCAATATCCTTCTTTGTGTGCTCCAAAGATTGGTTGGAACGTGCAGATGTTTACCCTCTTTGATGGCACTGTCTTCATTAACCCCATTAACCTTGACACACTagaggtggaggaaatagCTAAGCAAAAGAGCATCACCTTTGTTGAGGCTGAAGCTCTgtggatggaaaagaaacgcCGTGAGGGGAAAACTTGTTTTGCATGGGAGCCGTGTGCCAGTTGCTGTTTTCTGCTACATTTCATTGAGCGTCCGTCAACGGTGCGTGTGCGGGCGATTGCAGAAGATGGCAACCCATTTGAAGTTACCCTCGATAAGATGAGGGCGCGGATGGCGTTGCATGAATTGGACCATCTTAACGGTATTCTTTTTACCCGTCGGATTCCTGACACGAGTCACGTCGTCCCGTTGGAGGGGTTTAGTACAATGAGCGAATGGCCAGATGATTACCCCTCGTTGGAGGCCCGAAGCACGTTCCTCTATACCACCTTCACGCCACCCTACACATTCATCACAGATAGCGTTGAAGATGCTCAACTCCTCGACCGGAAGTTCGAGGATGGAATATATCCCGGTTGCGAGCATGACAGGCGCATGCGCATTGAAAGTGCTGCGTTTGAAGAACTACAGCGGGCACAGTGGCGTATGGAAAAGACACGTGAGGAGAATAGCGAGGAGTACGATGGAGTTGAGGGAGAGGTGGATGAAGAAGATCAAGAACACTGTGAGGAGACCGCCGCTGGTGGTGTTGCAGTGAAGGATAACGCCCCTCAGTAG